The Treponema phagedenis DNA segment AGGGATGATGTAGTAATGACAGGCGGTGTTGCGCTTAATAAAGGAATGATCCGTGCTATGGAAAGAAGTATAGGATTTAAGATTTATACGAGCGAATATTGCCAATTAAACGGTGCCCTTGGTGCTGCATTATTTGCCTATCAAAAATGCATGCAATCGAATAAATAATACCAAACAGCACATGGTGGGTTGTGCTGCAAAAAATAAACTCTGCTGAATTTATGAGGATTTTATCAGCAGGGTTTAGTACTATCCATATTATTAGGAGGCTTAAGATGGCAAAAATGGAAAAATTACCAAACAAAAAACCGCGACCGGTAGACGGACACAAACCTGCGGTTGTTGTTCTTCGGGATGTAGTGGACAAGGTTTATTCAAATGCCTGGGAAGCAAAAAAACGAGGAGAATTAGTAGGTTGGAGCTCTTCCAAATTCCCTATTGAGTTGGCAAAAGCCTTTGACTTAAATGTTGTGTATCCTGAAAACCACGCTGCCACAACCGCAGCAAAAAAAGATGGCTTGCGGCTTTGTCAAGCGGCAGAGGATATGGGATATGACAATGATATTTGCGGTTATGCAAGAATCAGCTTGGCGTATGCGGCAGGAGAGCCGACCGATGCGCGGCGCATGCCTCAGCCTGACTTTTTACTTTGCTGCAATAATATTTGCAACATGATGACAAAATGGTACGAAAACATTGCGCGAATGCACAATATCCCGCTTATTATGATAGATATTCCTTTTTCCAATACAGTGGATGTCCCTGAAGAAAAAGTTGATTATTTACTTGACCAATTTGATTACGCTATTAAACAGCTTGAAAAATTAACCGGCAAAAAGTTTGACGAAAAAAAATTTGAAGACGCTTGCGCACGGGCAAACAGAACAGCAGCCGCATGGCTTAAATCATGCTCGTATATGTCGGCAAAACCGTCTCCGTTAAGCGGCTTTGATTTGTTTAATCATATGGCTGATATTGTTGCGGCTCGCTGCGAAGAAGAGGCTGCATACGGCTTTGAATTATTAGCCCAAGAGTTTGAGCAGTCAATCAAAGAAGGAACTTCAACATGGGAATATCCGGAAGAGCATAGAATATTATTTGAAGGAATTCCCTGCTGGCCGGGTTTGCGTGCATTATTTGAACCCTTAAAAGACAGCGGCGTAAACGTAACCGCTGTTGTGTATGCACCCGCATTTGGCTTCCGTTACTCAAATATCAGAGAAATGGCCGCAGCCTATTCCAAGGCACCGTGCTCTGTTTGTATCGAAACCGGAGTGGAATGGCGTGCAACGATGGCAAAAGAAAACGGTATCAGCGGCGCGCTGGTTAATTACAACCGCAGCTGCAAACCGTGGAGCGGTGCAATGCCTGAAATGGAACGAAGATGGAAAGAAGACCTGGGTATTCCTGTTGTACACTTTGACGGTGATCAAGCGGATGAAAGAAACTTCTCAACGGAACAATACAAAACCAGAGTGCAAGGTTTGGTAGAAATCATGGAAGAAAGAAAGGCGGATCGGTTAGCAAAAGGTAAAGAAGTATACACCAACTTTGAAAATACAAAAGAAACCGATTGGTCAAAATCAACATTGGAATAGGAGATTAAAATGGATAAGATTAATGAATTGCTGGGTCAATTTAAATATTATGCAAATAGTCCAAGAAAGCAATTAGATAAATATCTTGCTGAAGGAAAAAAAGCAATCGGTGTATTTCCGTATTATGCACCGGAAGAAATCGCCTATGCCGCAGGAGTAGTGCCTTTCGGTGTATGGGGAGGAGTCGGGCCGATCGAACGGGCAAAAGAGTATTTCCCTACATTCTATTACTCGCTTGTGTTACGATGTTTGGAAATGGCATTGGACGGCACACTGGACGGATTATCCGCTTCTATGATAACAACCCTTGATGATACCCTCAGACCCTTTTCACAAAACTATAAGGTTGGGGCAGGAGATAAAATTCCGATGATTTTCTTAAATCACGGTCAGCATAGAAAAGAAGATTTCGGAAAAAAATACAATGCCAGAATTTTTAAAAAAGCTAAAGAAGAGCTGGAAAAAATTTGCGGTGTTACCGTTACCGATGAAAACCTAAAAAAAGCTTTTAAGGTTTACAACGAAAACAGAAGCGAAAAACGGAAATTTATTAAACTGGCAGCCACGCATCCGCAGACAATTAAAGCGTCTGACAGATGCTATGTATTAAAAAGTTCATACTTTATGCTCAAGGATGAGCACACCGCCTTATTAAAAGAGCTGAATGAAAAACTGCACGCTTTGCCGGAAGAAGACTGGGACGGCGTTCGCGTTGTAACAAGCGGAATCATCACGGATAATCCGGGACTGTTAAAAGTATTTGATGATTACAAGGTTTGCATTGTTGCCGATGATGTTGCGCATGAGTCAAGAGGTTTAAAAGTAGACATTGATTTGTCCATTGATGATCCTATGTTGGCACTTGCAGACCAATTCGCCCGAATGGACGAAGACCCCATTCTGTATGATCCGGATATTTATAAGCGTCCGAAATATGTAGTTGATTTGGCAAAACAAAACAACGCAGACGGCTGCCTATTATTTATGATGAATTTTAATGATACGGAAGAAATGGAATATCCTTCATTAAAGCAGGCATTTGATGAAGCAAAAATTCCGCTCATCAAAATAGGCTATGATCAGCAGATGGTTGACTTCGGGCAGGTTAAAACACAGCTTGAAACGTTCAATGAAATTGTACAGCTCAACAGGGCATAAGGAGGTGAAGTAATGAGTCAAAACGTATGGGAAAATGATGATTTTATTTTTAAAGATGACGAAATAAAAGGCATGACGCAAAAAGGAAAAGACAAGGTAAAATTGCAAGGCTTCACCGACATGATTGTTCCGGCTACCACTCCGGAGGGTGTTCCTATTAAACGAATAGGCGACAATGCTTTTTACCGCCGCGGTTTAACTTCGGTTGTAATTCCTGATACTGTTGAAAGTATTGGTTATGATGCCTTTGGTGTATGCAAGTTAACAGAAGTAAAACTGCCGCCCGCTTTAACCCGCATCGAAGGTTTTGCGTTTTACAATAATAAACTGAAAACAGTTGCTTTCGGCGGCAAGGAAAAAATCATTGAGCCAAGTGCCTTTGCGCTTAATGAGTTGGAAAAACTGGATTTGCCTAAGTCGTTGGAGTTGATCGACACTTCATCTTTTTACAAAAATGCCTTAACGGAAGTTACTATTCCTTCATCGGTAAAAAAGATAAACATGTATGCATTCCGCAAAAATAATATTGCGCAAGTGACAATTCCAAAAACCGTTGACTTTGTGCATCAAAATGCGTTTGAGCAAAATACGGAAATTAAATAACTATTAAAAAAGGGTATGCAAGTCATACCCTTTTTTTATAAGATAGCGGGCACAACATTCTGTAATTAATTTAAGGTTACACCCTGCGGAGGAACAACAATATCGGTTTACCGAATCCGCACCACTATGGTAAATTGCCCACCGTTGCGTTGTGTCGGACTCTTTTTATAAAACTATGAACGAATTTAATTTTATCTGTTGAATTCTTAATTTGTATAATCTGGGTGCAAATGGTGCAAAGTGTATTGAGGTTTGGTGAGATTTCCGTATATTTAAAAAAATCATTTGCGAAAACTCATATTATGCGGTATGCTATTTAATAGATGAAAGGCGAAAAGATAGGCATTCAGGCAAAACAAGCAGTACATTCACAAAGACTCTTAAAGCAAATATGGAAGCATCGCTTATTGTATGTGATGTTTGTTCCTGCTATCGTTTATTTTATACTATTGTCGTATGTGCCGATGGCAGGGATTGTTTTAGCATTTAAAAAGTACTCGGTTACGAAAGGGATTTTTAGAAGTCCATGGATAGGGTTTGCGTATTTTCGTACTTTTTTTACCAGTTATGATGCCGGCAGGCTTTTAAAAAATACTTTGACTGTCGGCTTTATGAAAACAATTTTGGAATTTCCGTTTGCAATCATATTGGCGCTTTTGCTGAATGAGCTTAAAAATCCGCTGTTTAAAAAAACAACGCAAACAATTACGTATCTTCCGCATTTTTTGTCTTCGGTTATTGTGATTACAATGGTGCAGCGGATTTTGGCACCACATAACGGAGTTATAAATCAAATTATTGCAGCTTTCGGCGGGGACGGGTCTACGTTTTTTTTAATGGAAGCAAAGTATTTTTTACCGATTTTGTTTATTCTTGATATATGGAAGAATATCGGGTGGGATTCAATTATTTACCTTGCGGCGATAAGCGGTGTTGATCCGAACTTGTATGAGGCGGCTGAAATGGAGGGCTGCGGAAGGCTGAGACAGATGTGGCATATTACGCTTCCGTGCATACGCAGTACAATCGGCGTGCTGTTTATTTTAGGGATCGGCTCTTTATTTTCATCGGGGTTTGATCAAATTTATCTTTTGCGCACGCCGGGGAATATGGCTATCGCTGACACCCTCGATACCTTTGTGGTGCGTGTCGGTTTGGCAAATGGTGAGTTCGGTTATGCAACGGCAATCGGATTGTTGCAAGGTGTTATCGGTTTGATTCTTGTGTTGGTCAGTAATAAAATATCAAAGAGGCTGACTGACGTCGGAATATTTTAAATACATTTTCGCTTTTATAAAAACGAAAATGAATGGAGGTTTTATATGAAGAAAATGAGACAGGTGCTGATGATTGTGGCAGCTGCAGGTATTCTGATAAGCGGGATAAGCTGTGGCAAACAGGAGGGCGAAAAAAGCGGTTCGGAGGATAAGCCGAAAACATGGATTGCCAATCGGGTTGTTCAGGTGCAAGCGTATGTTGATGATATAGGCTACCAGCTTCCGAAGGATCAGTTGAATACTCCTGTTATGAAAGAGTTGGAGCGCAGAACGGGTATGAAAATTGAATTTTTATATACCCCCGGTGAAAAGGATCGCTATGTTATGGCAGCTCAAATCGCGGCAGGGAATTTACCCGATATGATTTGCAGTTACCTGAATAACTCAACACGTCCGGAATTTCGTGTGTTATATCCGGCCGCCGTTGAAGGAGTGTTTGCCGATCTCGCTCCGTATATAAAAGACTCAAAGGTATACT contains these protein-coding regions:
- a CDS encoding 2-hydroxyacyl-CoA dehydratase subunit D, which encodes MAKMEKLPNKKPRPVDGHKPAVVVLRDVVDKVYSNAWEAKKRGELVGWSSSKFPIELAKAFDLNVVYPENHAATTAAKKDGLRLCQAAEDMGYDNDICGYARISLAYAAGEPTDARRMPQPDFLLCCNNICNMMTKWYENIARMHNIPLIMIDIPFSNTVDVPEEKVDYLLDQFDYAIKQLEKLTGKKFDEKKFEDACARANRTAAAWLKSCSYMSAKPSPLSGFDLFNHMADIVAARCEEEAAYGFELLAQEFEQSIKEGTSTWEYPEEHRILFEGIPCWPGLRALFEPLKDSGVNVTAVVYAPAFGFRYSNIREMAAAYSKAPCSVCIETGVEWRATMAKENGISGALVNYNRSCKPWSGAMPEMERRWKEDLGIPVVHFDGDQADERNFSTEQYKTRVQGLVEIMEERKADRLAKGKEVYTNFENTKETDWSKSTLE
- a CDS encoding 2-hydroxyacyl-CoA dehydratase subunit D; this translates as MDKINELLGQFKYYANSPRKQLDKYLAEGKKAIGVFPYYAPEEIAYAAGVVPFGVWGGVGPIERAKEYFPTFYYSLVLRCLEMALDGTLDGLSASMITTLDDTLRPFSQNYKVGAGDKIPMIFLNHGQHRKEDFGKKYNARIFKKAKEELEKICGVTVTDENLKKAFKVYNENRSEKRKFIKLAATHPQTIKASDRCYVLKSSYFMLKDEHTALLKELNEKLHALPEEDWDGVRVVTSGIITDNPGLLKVFDDYKVCIVADDVAHESRGLKVDIDLSIDDPMLALADQFARMDEDPILYDPDIYKRPKYVVDLAKQNNADGCLLFMMNFNDTEEMEYPSLKQAFDEAKIPLIKIGYDQQMVDFGQVKTQLETFNEIVQLNRA
- a CDS encoding leucine-rich repeat domain-containing protein; translated protein: MSQNVWENDDFIFKDDEIKGMTQKGKDKVKLQGFTDMIVPATTPEGVPIKRIGDNAFYRRGLTSVVIPDTVESIGYDAFGVCKLTEVKLPPALTRIEGFAFYNNKLKTVAFGGKEKIIEPSAFALNELEKLDLPKSLELIDTSSFYKNALTEVTIPSSVKKINMYAFRKNNIAQVTIPKTVDFVHQNAFEQNTEIK
- a CDS encoding ABC transporter permease, which produces MKGEKIGIQAKQAVHSQRLLKQIWKHRLLYVMFVPAIVYFILLSYVPMAGIVLAFKKYSVTKGIFRSPWIGFAYFRTFFTSYDAGRLLKNTLTVGFMKTILEFPFAIILALLLNELKNPLFKKTTQTITYLPHFLSSVIVITMVQRILAPHNGVINQIIAAFGGDGSTFFLMEAKYFLPILFILDIWKNIGWDSIIYLAAISGVDPNLYEAAEMEGCGRLRQMWHITLPCIRSTIGVLFILGIGSLFSSGFDQIYLLRTPGNMAIADTLDTFVVRVGLANGEFGYATAIGLLQGVIGLILVLVSNKISKRLTDVGIF